The proteins below are encoded in one region of Acetobacteroides hydrogenigenes:
- the rsmI gene encoding 16S rRNA (cytidine(1402)-2'-O)-methyltransferase codes for MSKLYIVPTPIGNLEDMTLRAINVLKSVNVILAEDTRKSAILLKHFSIQAKLQSHHKFNEHKTVDMVADLIGAGQSVALISDAGTPGISDPGFLLVRTCLERDIDVECLPGATAFVPALVNSGLPCDKFVFEGFLPQKKGRQTRLEKMATEDRTIVFYESPHRLVKTLTQLAEFMGPDRKASVSRELTKLYEENARGTLAELIAHFSAKEVKGEIVIIVEGLTQKETKKKNKYRNDEDEEFDSDEWVE; via the coding sequence ATGTCTAAGCTCTACATTGTTCCAACGCCCATTGGCAATCTCGAGGATATGACCCTGCGGGCCATCAACGTGCTGAAAAGCGTCAACGTAATACTTGCCGAGGATACCCGCAAGTCGGCCATCCTGCTTAAGCACTTCAGCATACAGGCAAAGCTGCAGAGCCACCATAAGTTTAACGAGCACAAAACCGTCGATATGGTAGCCGACCTTATCGGTGCCGGACAGTCGGTTGCCCTGATTTCGGATGCCGGTACGCCGGGCATCTCCGATCCTGGCTTTCTGCTGGTGCGCACCTGCCTAGAGCGCGACATCGATGTGGAGTGCCTGCCCGGCGCAACGGCCTTTGTGCCCGCGCTGGTAAACAGCGGTCTGCCCTGCGATAAGTTCGTGTTCGAGGGATTCCTACCCCAGAAGAAGGGCCGCCAAACCCGGCTCGAGAAGATGGCTACCGAGGATCGCACCATTGTCTTCTACGAGTCGCCCCACCGCCTGGTAAAGACGCTCACCCAGCTGGCCGAGTTCATGGGCCCCGACCGCAAGGCCTCCGTATCGCGAGAGCTCACCAAGCTCTACGAGGAGAACGCCCGCGGAACCTTGGCCGAGCTCATCGCCCACTTCAGCGCTAAGGAGGTAAAGGGCGAAATCGTCATCATCGTGGAGGGGCTAACCCAAAAGGAGACCAAGAAGAAGAACAAGTACCGCAACGACGAGGACGAGGAGTTCGACTCGGACGAGTGGGTGGAGTAG
- a CDS encoding ATP-binding protein, whose product MNDDTLVLKFDPNTIEHLGISLYSKLPSVLSELVSNSWDADADNIKIDFIDKGNTKEISYSDDGEGMLYEELQNKYLVIGRNRRKSTDSELTKKGRKVIGKKGLGKLSVFGICNIIEVISIKDGLKNHFIMNISEIRKSKEQSYSPQIIVKNEATDENNGTTLLLKEIKRKSSFELDKIALGLSKKFLIFDRMNTDFYFNGELNTTITNELKFKELNIQFEWKFPDDKYDNNYEYWNNVNGHIYTLETPVKDTEMRGIFLTSRGKIVNIAEFYGARDNDQFHSYVTGYLEVDFIDEFDEDVISTDRHSLNWEHEKTKDLQDYIQKVIKKIGSEWKIKRANIKRESIKDTKDLDIQEWQNKLPSYERDLSNKIIYPILENSNIDIDESSQIIGNVIDKFDNKTFKDYASKIAEISRPEDIPNLLNLMDEWKSIESKQFRDLAYSRIEVIKQFEEYIDTDTNEVPTLHNFLKKFSWLLDPRILEFKDEVKYSKLLKESYPDESLDEKDRRIDFLCSNALGEILYVIEIKRSTYKVDEKALEQAYEYGAFLKEKYASHTGFSRVVCYIVGGSKKSEDFKFRSKEKTYFQSGEVFVKTYIELLEQSKEYHKEFIEAYKIYNS is encoded by the coding sequence ATGAATGACGACACTTTAGTACTAAAATTTGACCCTAACACTATTGAACACCTAGGCATTTCCCTTTATTCAAAACTACCAAGTGTACTTTCCGAACTAGTATCTAATTCATGGGATGCAGATGCGGATAATATTAAAATTGATTTCATTGATAAAGGAAACACCAAAGAAATATCATATTCAGATGATGGAGAAGGGATGCTATATGAAGAACTTCAAAATAAATATTTAGTTATTGGTAGAAACCGTAGAAAATCAACTGATTCAGAACTAACTAAAAAAGGACGCAAGGTTATAGGAAAAAAAGGCCTTGGGAAGTTATCTGTTTTTGGGATTTGCAATATTATTGAAGTAATTTCAATAAAAGATGGTTTAAAAAACCATTTTATTATGAACATCTCGGAAATTAGAAAAAGCAAAGAACAATCATACTCTCCACAAATAATAGTAAAAAACGAAGCAACTGACGAGAACAATGGAACAACATTATTACTCAAAGAGATAAAAAGAAAATCATCATTTGAATTAGATAAAATTGCTTTAGGTCTATCAAAAAAGTTTTTAATATTTGATAGAATGAACACCGATTTCTATTTCAATGGAGAATTAAACACCACTATTACAAATGAATTAAAGTTTAAAGAATTAAACATTCAATTTGAATGGAAATTTCCCGACGATAAATACGATAATAATTATGAATATTGGAACAATGTAAATGGACATATATATACATTAGAAACACCTGTAAAAGATACTGAAATGAGAGGTATATTTTTAACCTCTAGAGGTAAGATAGTAAATATTGCAGAATTTTATGGAGCGAGAGATAACGATCAATTTCACAGTTATGTTACTGGATACTTAGAAGTTGATTTCATCGATGAATTTGACGAAGATGTGATCTCAACTGATCGTCATTCGCTAAATTGGGAACATGAAAAAACAAAAGACCTGCAAGATTACATACAAAAAGTAATTAAAAAAATTGGTTCTGAATGGAAAATTAAAAGAGCCAATATAAAAAGAGAATCTATAAAAGACACTAAAGATTTAGACATTCAAGAATGGCAAAATAAACTACCATCATATGAAAGAGATTTAAGCAATAAAATAATTTATCCAATCCTTGAAAATTCAAATATTGATATTGACGAATCAAGCCAGATAATTGGAAATGTAATTGACAAATTCGACAATAAAACATTTAAAGATTACGCTTCAAAAATTGCAGAAATTTCAAGACCAGAAGATATACCAAATTTACTAAATCTAATGGACGAATGGAAATCAATCGAATCAAAGCAATTTAGAGATTTGGCATATTCTCGAATTGAGGTAATCAAACAATTTGAAGAATACATAGATACAGACACCAATGAAGTCCCAACATTACATAACTTTTTAAAAAAATTTTCATGGCTTTTAGACCCTAGAATACTGGAATTTAAAGATGAAGTAAAATATTCCAAACTACTAAAAGAATCCTACCCTGATGAATCTCTCGATGAAAAAGATCGAAGAATTGACTTTTTATGCAGTAACGCTTTAGGTGAAATTCTTTATGTTATAGAAATAAAAAGAAGCACTTACAAAGTAGATGAAAAAGCACTAGAACAAGCGTACGAATATGGAGCTTTTTTAAAAGAAAAATATGCTTCTCATACTGGCTTTTCAAGAGTTGTGTGTTACATTGTGGGTGGTTCAAAAAAATCTGAAGATTTCAAATTTAGATCAAAAGAAAAAACTTATTTTCAATCAGGGGAAGTTTTTGTAAAGACATATATAGAACTATTAGAACAATCAAAAGAATATCATAAGGAATTTATTGAAGCATATAAAATTTACAACAGTTAA